In one window of Patescibacteria group bacterium DNA:
- a CDS encoding site-specific DNA-methyltransferase, whose amino-acid sequence MNNIIQGDCLTVLKTMPSEFVDCVVTSPPYWGLRDYGTAQWRGGDANCDHKKLSQGRPTWGEGSTNSSTLKGRPTNDNHEQEAHYLDICGKCGAIRIDQQLGLEKTPEEYVDKMVEIFREVRRVLKPDGTAWLNLGDSYTGGGRGSGYSEKQDSNRGTVDMPRSIVARGLKPKDLVGIPWRVAFALQADGWWLRQDIIWHKPNPMPESVTDRCTKAHEYIFLLAKAEKYYYDQDATKEPMESYRPDMATKGIRTGLAYLQQTKIANNSVKNLQNKGLTTHTMHIKRADGVGEPETNGLRNRRSVWTVATAPCSEAHFATFPPELIRPCIQAGCPKDGVVLDPFMGAGTTAMVAAQENRQWIGIELNPAYIKIANKRIATVEKGVTIQEFKQGQSTLF is encoded by the coding sequence ATGAATAATATTATACAGGGCGATTGCCTGACGGTATTAAAAACCATGCCGTCCGAGTTTGTCGACTGTGTTGTAACGAGTCCGCCATATTGGGGCTTGCGTGATTATGGAACCGCGCAATGGCGAGGGGGCGACGCGAATTGTGACCATAAAAAATTAAGTCAAGGTAGGCCAACTTGGGGCGAGGGCAGCACTAATTCATCAACACTAAAGGGTCGGCCAACAAACGATAATCATGAACAAGAAGCGCATTATCTTGATATTTGCGGAAAATGCGGGGCGATACGCATAGACCAACAACTCGGTCTTGAAAAAACGCCGGAAGAATATGTTGACAAAATGGTAGAGATATTCAGAGAAGTTCGGCGGGTTTTAAAACCGGACGGAACGGCGTGGTTAAATTTGGGCGATTCGTATACGGGCGGTGGGCGCGGTAGTGGATATAGCGAAAAACAAGACAGCAATCGTGGGACGGTTGATATGCCACGAAGCATTGTTGCGCGGGGTCTCAAACCCAAAGACCTTGTGGGTATCCCGTGGCGTGTAGCATTCGCGCTCCAAGCCGATGGCTGGTGGTTGCGGCAGGATATTATCTGGCACAAACCGAATCCCATGCCGGAATCGGTTACAGACCGTTGCACGAAAGCGCATGAGTATATTTTTCTATTAGCGAAAGCGGAGAAGTATTATTATGACCAAGACGCAACAAAGGAGCCGATGGAAAGTTATCGTCCCGATATGGCAACAAAAGGAATTAGAACAGGTCTTGCTTATTTACAACAAACAAAAATTGCCAACAATTCAGTTAAGAATTTACAAAACAAAGGATTAACAACGCATACAATGCATATTAAACGAGCGGATGGAGTAGGCGAACCCGAAACAAATGGGCTACGCAATCGCCGCTCCGTCTGGACGGTTGCAACCGCCCCTTGCTCCGAAGCACATTTCGCCACGTTCCCGCCCGAACTGATACGCCCCTGCATACAAGCGGGTTGCCCGAAGGATGGCGTTGTTCTTGACCCGTTCATGGGCGCGGGGACTACCGCGATGGTTGCGGCGCAGGAAAACAGGCAATGGATTGGAATTGAACTCAACCCCGCGTATATCAAAATTGCAAATAAGCGAATAGCGACGGTAGAAAAAGGCGTAACAATTCAAGAGTTCAAGCAAGGCCAATCCACGTTATTTTAG